In the genome of Noviherbaspirillum saxi, the window TCTGGCGCCGTCCAACATTGTTTATGTTGATAACGATATGTTTGCCGCTCAAGGTTCGCTAAGCAGCATGGCCAGGTCCGGTGCCCGCATTCTGTGCGTCGCGCTGAGCCTGTTGTCGGCGATCGTGCCCGGAGTCGCGTCGGCCAATGGAAAAATCGGCACCATCCTGCTGGCGGAAGCGGGGGATCCGCCGCGTCGCAATGAGTCGCCTGCAAACGGGGCGGTTGCGGTGGTTTATCCGGATCTGGGCGAACCATATCGCAGCATCTTCGCAAGAATCATCGAAGGCATCGAGGACGGCGCACGATCCGCCGTGCGGTCCTATCCGATCGGAGCGAATGCAGCCGAGACCGCCGAACTCGGTAGCCAGCTCAAGCGCAACGGGACCAAGGTTGTGATCGCCCTGGGGCGGCAAGGGCTGAAAGCCATGTCCGCCATCGACCGCGACATTCCGGTGGTAGTGGGCGCTGTGCTGGCGGTACCCGAGACCGACAATCGCAGTGTGACCAGCATCAGCCTGACGCCCGATCCCAACCTCCTGTTTGCTCGCCTCAAGGGCCTGGTGCCGTCGGTCAGGCGTGTGACCGTTGTCTACAATCCGCAGCAAAACGACTGGCTGATCCGGATTGCACGCGAAGCCGCACGCGCCCAGGGGCTGGAACTCGTGGCGCTCGAAGCGCGCGATCTTGCCAGCGCGGCCCGGCTGTATGAAAACGCATTCGCCGTCAGCGACAGCAAGCGTGACGCCATCTGGCTGCCGCAGGATTCCACCACGGTCGATGAAACCACGATTCTGCCGCTGGCCTTGAAGGAAGCATGGAACCGCAACGTCGCGGTGTTTTCCAGCAGTTTTCTGCATGTGAAGAAAGGCGCCCTGTTCGCGCTGTATCCGAATAATGTCGAGCTTGGCCGCACGCTGGCCGCTGCCGCGCTCGGCGTGCTCGCCAACGATCCGCGCCGGCGCGGCATCTTTCCGCTGCGTGACGTACAGATGGCCGTCAACATCAGAACCGCCAACCACATCGGTTTAAGTATCGGGTACCAGCAACAACGCAGTTTCGATGCCATTTTTCCGGAGCCATGATGAATAACGACAGCACTGCCCCTATTCAGCCGCTGCCCGACATCGCCCTGCATACGCGTGCCTTTACAACGCGACAACCGAAATCCTGAACCTCCATGCTGCGCCACTACTTCAGCCGTACCGGCTTCCGCCGCCAACTGACGATCACGGTAAGTGCCGCCATTCTAGGACTTGCCCTGTTTTCATCGCTGATGAATTCCTGGGAAGCCAGCCGCCGCATGGAAGGCTATCTGGTCGAGCAAGGGCAGCGCATTGCGGAAAACCTGGCACGTCAGAGTATTCTGGCATTGCTGTATCGCTCACCCGACAATGTACGTGACGGCGTCGCCGCCACGCTCGCCTTTCCCGATGTGTTGCAGGTGGAGATTACCGATCCCGCTGGCGCTCCGCTGCTGTCGCAAGCCAAGCCGGGAGTGGAAGCATTAGGCAAGCAGACGCAGCAAGCCCGGCAGAGCGGTGCCAGCGCCGCGCTTGCAGTGCTCGACAGCGAAAGCAGCAGCCAATGGCATTTCAGTGCGCCGGTCTATGGCGGCCAGTCCGTTTCATCGCCGTTCGACATGCATGACGCCAAGCCGCAACTGCTCGGCTATGTGCATGTGGTGATCGGCAAGGGCACATTGAACCGGCTCGTGACTTCGCTCCTGATCGGCAACCTTGCCATCACCCTGTCGTTTGCGGCAGTCTTGCTGGGCATTATGCGCTTGCTGGCGCGGCATATGATCCGGCCGCTCAATGCCTTGTCCATGCTGATGGGTCGCGCCGAGGCCGGCGAATCCGGCATGCGCGCGACGCCGGGCGGCCCGCGCGACATCGTCGAGATGGCGCATGCGTTCAACAAGATGATGGATGTGCTGGAAGAACGCGAAGCCGAACTCAAGCAGTCGCGCGACGATGCGGTGCGCACCGCGCTGACCAAGACCCAGTTTGCCGCCACCGTCAGCCATGAAGTACGCACGCCGCTCAACGGTGTGGTCGGCATGCTCGACATGCTCAAGGAAATGCGCCTGACCAAGCGTCAGCAGGAATGCGTCGATATCGCATGGAATTCCTCCCGTGCACTGATCGAGCTGATCAACGACATCCTCGATTTTTCGAAGATGGAAGCCGGCAAGCTCGAACTGGAAGAAATCGAATTCGATTTGCGCAAGCTGATCGAAGAAG includes:
- a CDS encoding ABC transporter substrate-binding protein — translated: MFAAQGSLSSMARSGARILCVALSLLSAIVPGVASANGKIGTILLAEAGDPPRRNESPANGAVAVVYPDLGEPYRSIFARIIEGIEDGARSAVRSYPIGANAAETAELGSQLKRNGTKVVIALGRQGLKAMSAIDRDIPVVVGAVLAVPETDNRSVTSISLTPDPNLLFARLKGLVPSVRRVTVVYNPQQNDWLIRIAREAARAQGLELVALEARDLASAARLYENAFAVSDSKRDAIWLPQDSTTVDETTILPLALKEAWNRNVAVFSSSFLHVKKGALFALYPNNVELGRTLAAAALGVLANDPRRRGIFPLRDVQMAVNIRTANHIGLSIGYQQQRSFDAIFPEP